One genomic segment of Streptomyces sp. NBC_00239 includes these proteins:
- a CDS encoding elongation factor G-like protein EF-G2, with the protein MGDKAHTSSAAAGAAGRAPSADRPSSVRNVVLVGHSGSGKTTLVEALALTAGAVNRAGRVEDGGTVSDHDEIEHRQQRSVQLSLVPVEWGGIKINILDTPGYADFVGELRAGLRAADAALFVVSAADGVDGATRMVWDECEAVGMPRAIVVTHLEASRADYAQMTSVCGDIFGADDPDAVIPLYLPLHGPAGPDGHAPVAGLLGLLSRRVYDYSSGERVERDPDPAELALISEARNRLIEGIIAESEDEGLMDRYLGGEDIDLKTLVDDLERAVARGTFHPVLMAAPAADGARQGLGTVELLELVTGGFPTPLERAPVTVTTPDGAARPAVTCDPDGPLLAEVVKTSSDPYVGRVSLVRVFSGTLLPDATVHVSGHGLADRGHEDHDLDERIGALTSPFGKHQRTVTRCIAGDLACVAKLTRAETGDTLSAKDAPLLMAPWEMPDPLLPLAIQAHSKADEDKLSQGLARLVAEDPTMRLEQNQHTHQVVLWCLGEAHRDVAVERLRSRYGVQVDPVPHRVSLRETFAAKASGRGRHVKQSGGHGQFAICEIEVEPLPPGSGIEFVDKVVGGSVPRQFIPSVEKGVRGQAARGVAAGHPLVDVRITLLDGKAHSVDSSDAAFQTAGALALREAAAEARIDLLEPVAELAVLVPDDYVGAVMSDLSGRRGRVVGTEQAGDGRTLVRAEVPEIEIDRYAVDLRSLSHGTGRFSRDYARHEPMPQAVADKMREHSEKRT; encoded by the coding sequence ATGGGCGACAAGGCGCACACCTCCTCCGCGGCCGCCGGGGCCGCCGGCAGGGCACCGTCGGCCGACCGGCCGTCCTCCGTACGGAACGTGGTCCTGGTCGGCCACAGCGGTTCCGGCAAGACCACCCTGGTGGAAGCCCTCGCCCTGACCGCCGGCGCGGTCAACCGGGCGGGCCGGGTCGAGGACGGCGGGACCGTCTCCGACCACGACGAGATCGAGCACCGCCAGCAGCGCTCGGTCCAGCTCTCCCTCGTCCCCGTCGAATGGGGCGGCATCAAGATCAACATCCTGGACACCCCCGGATACGCGGATTTCGTCGGGGAGCTCAGGGCCGGTCTGCGCGCCGCGGACGCGGCCCTCTTCGTCGTCTCCGCGGCCGACGGCGTCGACGGCGCCACCCGGATGGTCTGGGACGAATGCGAGGCCGTCGGCATGCCCCGCGCCATCGTCGTCACCCATTTGGAGGCATCGCGGGCCGACTATGCCCAGATGACCTCCGTCTGCGGCGACATCTTCGGCGCCGACGACCCCGACGCCGTCATCCCGCTCTACCTGCCCCTCCACGGCCCCGCCGGCCCCGACGGCCACGCCCCCGTGGCCGGCCTCCTCGGCCTGCTCTCCCGGCGCGTCTACGACTACTCCTCCGGCGAGCGCGTCGAACGCGACCCCGACCCCGCCGAACTCGCCCTGATCTCCGAGGCCCGCAACCGGCTCATCGAGGGGATCATCGCCGAGAGCGAGGACGAGGGCCTCATGGACCGCTACCTCGGCGGCGAGGACATCGACCTCAAGACCCTCGTCGACGACCTGGAGCGGGCCGTCGCCCGCGGCACCTTCCACCCCGTCCTGATGGCCGCCCCCGCCGCCGACGGCGCCCGCCAGGGCCTGGGCACCGTCGAACTCCTCGAACTCGTCACCGGCGGCTTCCCCACCCCGCTGGAGCGCGCCCCCGTCACCGTCACCACCCCCGACGGCGCCGCCCGCCCCGCCGTCACCTGCGACCCCGACGGCCCCCTCCTCGCCGAGGTCGTCAAGACCTCCTCCGACCCCTACGTGGGCCGCGTCTCCCTCGTCCGCGTCTTCTCCGGCACCCTGCTCCCCGACGCGACCGTCCACGTCAGCGGACACGGACTCGCCGACCGCGGCCACGAGGACCACGACCTCGACGAACGCATCGGCGCCCTCACCTCCCCCTTCGGCAAACACCAGCGCACCGTCACCCGGTGCATCGCCGGCGACCTCGCCTGCGTGGCCAAACTCACCCGCGCCGAGACCGGCGACACCCTCTCCGCCAAGGACGCGCCCCTGCTCATGGCGCCCTGGGAGATGCCCGACCCGCTCCTCCCCCTCGCCATCCAGGCCCACAGCAAGGCCGACGAGGACAAGCTCTCCCAGGGCCTGGCCCGCCTCGTCGCCGAGGACCCGACCATGCGCCTGGAACAGAACCAGCACACCCACCAGGTCGTCCTGTGGTGCCTGGGCGAAGCCCACCGCGACGTCGCGGTCGAACGCCTGCGCAGCCGGTACGGGGTCCAGGTCGACCCGGTCCCCCACAGGGTCAGCCTCCGCGAGACGTTCGCCGCGAAGGCGTCCGGCCGCGGCCGGCACGTCAAACAGTCCGGCGGCCACGGCCAGTTCGCGATCTGCGAGATCGAGGTGGAGCCGCTGCCCCCGGGCAGCGGGATCGAGTTCGTCGACAAGGTCGTCGGCGGGTCGGTGCCCCGCCAGTTCATCCCCTCCGTCGAGAAGGGCGTACGCGGGCAGGCCGCCCGCGGGGTCGCCGCCGGCCACCCGCTGGTCGACGTGCGCATCACCCTGCTCGACGGCAAGGCGCACTCGGTCGACTCCTCCGACGCCGCCTTCCAGACCGCCGGCGCGCTCGCCCTGCGCGAGGCGGCCGCCGAGGCCCGGATCGACCTGCTGGAACCCGTGGCGGAACTCGCCGTACTGGTGCCGGACGACTACGTCGGGGCGGTGATGAGCGACCTGTCCGGGCGCCGCGGCCGGGTCGTCGGCACCGAGCAGGCCGGTGACGGCCGCACCCTGGTGCGCGCCGAGGTGCCCGAGATCGAGATCGACCGGTACGCGGTGGACCTCCGCTCGCTCTCCCACGGCACCGGCCGCTTCAGCCGCGACTACGCCCGCCACGAGCCGATGCCGCAGGCCGTGGCCGACAAGATGCGCGAACACTCCGAGAAGCGGACGTAG
- the pgsA gene encoding phosphatidylinositol phosphate synthase — translation MLNKYARAFFTRVLTPFAAFLLRRGVSPDAVTLIGTAGVVAGALVFFPRGEFFWGTIVITLFVFSDLVDGNMARQAGVSSRWGAFLDSTLDRVADAAIFGGLALWYAGSGHDNTLCAVSIFCLASGQVVSYTKARGESIGLPVAVNGLIERAERLVISLVAAGLSGLQTFGVPSWIGVLLPVALWVVAVGSLITLVQRVVTVRREAAEADAAAGSDAAPAPSGDGGAA, via the coding sequence ATGCTGAACAAGTACGCGCGTGCATTCTTCACGCGTGTCCTCACACCGTTCGCCGCATTTCTGCTCCGCCGGGGGGTGAGTCCGGACGCGGTCACCCTCATCGGCACCGCCGGAGTGGTGGCCGGTGCGCTGGTCTTCTTCCCCCGGGGAGAGTTCTTCTGGGGAACCATCGTCATCACCCTGTTCGTGTTCTCCGACCTCGTGGACGGGAACATGGCCCGCCAGGCGGGCGTGTCGAGCCGGTGGGGCGCATTCCTCGACTCCACCCTGGACCGGGTCGCCGACGCGGCGATCTTCGGCGGCCTCGCGCTCTGGTACGCGGGCTCCGGCCACGACAACACGCTGTGCGCGGTCTCGATCTTCTGCCTGGCCAGCGGCCAGGTGGTCTCGTACACGAAGGCCCGCGGCGAGTCGATCGGGCTTCCGGTGGCCGTGAACGGGCTGATCGAGCGGGCCGAGCGGCTGGTGATCTCGCTCGTCGCGGCCGGCCTGTCGGGGCTGCAGACCTTCGGCGTGCCCTCGTGGATCGGGGTGCTGCTCCCGGTGGCCCTGTGGGTGGTGGCCGTGGGGTCGCTGATCACGCTGGTGCAGCGGGTGGTCACGGTGCGCCGTGAGGCCGCCGAGGCGGACGCGGCTGCCGGCTCCGACGCGGCGCCGGCCCCTTCGGGCGACGGCGGTGCCGCGTGA
- the thrS gene encoding threonine--tRNA ligase: MSDVRVIIQRDSERDERVVATGTTAAELFAGERTIVAARIAGELKDLAYEVQDGETVEPVEISSADGLDILRHSTAHVMAQAVQELFPEAKLGIGPPVRDGFYYDFDVARPFTPEDLKAVEKKMQEIQKRGQRFSRRVVTDEAAREELADEPYKLELIGIKGAASTDDGADVEVGGAELTIYDNLDAKTGELCWKDLCRGPHLPTTRNIPAFKLMRNAAAYWRGSEKNPMLQRIYGTAWPSKEELKAHLDFLAEAEKRDHRRLGNELDLFSIPDEIGSGLAVFHPRGGIIRRVMEDYSRRRHEEEGYEFVYSPHATKGALFEKSGHLDWYAEGMYPPMQLDGGTDYYLKPMNCPMHNLIFDARGRSYRELPLRLFEFGTVYRYEKSGVVHGLTRARGFTQDDAHIYCTREQMAEELDRTLTFVLNLLRDYGLTDFYLELSTKDPEKFVGSDEVWEEATAVLQQVAEKQGLPLTPDPGGAAFYGPKISVQARDAIGRTWQMSTVQLDFNLPERFDLEYTGPDGTRQRPVMIHRALFGSIERFFAVLLEHYAGAMPPWLAPVQAIGIPIGDAHVEYLQEFAAEAKKKGLRVDVDASSDRMQKKIRNHQKLKVPFMVIVGDDDMAAGTVSFRYRDGSQENGIPKDEALAKLADVVERRVQV, from the coding sequence GTGTCAGACGTCCGTGTGATCATCCAACGCGATTCCGAGCGGGACGAGCGCGTGGTGGCCACGGGCACTACGGCGGCCGAGCTCTTCGCCGGTGAGCGCACCATCGTCGCCGCGCGCATCGCGGGCGAGCTGAAGGACCTCGCGTACGAGGTCCAGGACGGCGAGACCGTCGAGCCGGTGGAGATCTCCTCCGCAGACGGCCTCGACATCCTGCGCCACTCGACCGCGCACGTCATGGCGCAGGCCGTGCAGGAGCTCTTCCCCGAGGCCAAGCTGGGCATCGGCCCGCCGGTCCGGGACGGCTTCTACTACGACTTCGACGTGGCCCGGCCCTTCACCCCGGAGGACCTGAAGGCCGTCGAGAAGAAGATGCAGGAGATCCAGAAGCGCGGCCAGCGCTTCTCCCGCCGCGTGGTCACCGACGAGGCGGCCCGCGAGGAGCTCGCCGACGAGCCGTACAAGCTGGAGCTCATCGGCATCAAGGGCGCCGCGTCGACCGACGACGGCGCGGACGTCGAGGTGGGCGGCGCCGAGCTGACCATCTACGACAACCTCGACGCCAAGACCGGCGAGCTGTGCTGGAAGGACCTCTGCCGCGGTCCCCACCTGCCGACCACCCGCAACATCCCGGCGTTCAAGCTGATGCGCAACGCGGCCGCCTACTGGCGCGGCAGCGAGAAGAACCCGATGCTCCAGCGCATCTACGGCACCGCGTGGCCGTCGAAGGAGGAGCTGAAGGCCCACCTCGACTTCCTCGCCGAGGCCGAGAAGCGCGACCACCGCCGCCTCGGCAACGAGCTCGACCTCTTCTCCATCCCGGACGAGATCGGCTCCGGCCTCGCCGTCTTCCACCCGCGCGGCGGCATCATCCGCCGTGTCATGGAGGACTACTCGCGCCGCCGGCACGAGGAGGAGGGCTACGAGTTCGTCTACTCCCCGCACGCCACCAAGGGCGCCCTCTTCGAGAAGAGCGGCCACCTCGACTGGTACGCGGAGGGCATGTACCCCCCCATGCAGCTCGACGGTGGTACCGACTACTACCTCAAGCCCATGAACTGCCCGATGCACAACCTGATCTTCGACGCGCGCGGGCGCTCCTACCGTGAGCTGCCGCTGCGCCTGTTCGAGTTCGGCACCGTGTACCGGTACGAGAAGTCGGGCGTCGTGCACGGCCTGACCCGCGCCCGGGGCTTCACCCAGGACGACGCGCACATCTACTGCACCCGTGAGCAGATGGCCGAGGAGCTCGACCGCACCCTCACCTTCGTGCTGAACCTGCTGCGCGACTACGGTCTGACCGACTTCTACCTGGAGCTGTCCACCAAGGACCCGGAGAAGTTCGTGGGCTCGGACGAGGTCTGGGAGGAGGCCACCGCGGTCCTCCAGCAGGTCGCCGAGAAGCAGGGCCTCCCGCTGACCCCCGACCCGGGCGGCGCGGCCTTCTACGGCCCGAAGATCTCGGTGCAGGCGCGCGACGCCATCGGCCGCACCTGGCAGATGTCGACCGTCCAGCTCGACTTCAACCTGCCGGAGCGCTTCGACCTGGAGTACACCGGCCCGGACGGCACCCGCCAGCGCCCGGTCATGATCCACCGCGCCCTGTTCGGCTCGATCGAGCGCTTCTTCGCGGTGCTGCTGGAGCACTACGCGGGCGCCATGCCGCCGTGGCTCGCCCCCGTGCAGGCCATCGGCATCCCGATCGGCGACGCGCACGTGGAGTACCTGCAGGAGTTCGCCGCCGAGGCGAAGAAGAAGGGCCTGCGGGTGGACGTGGACGCGTCCTCCGACCGCATGCAGAAGAAGATCCGCAACCACCAGAAGCTGAAGGTCCCGTTCATGGTCATCGTCGGCGACGACGACATGGCCGCGGGCACCGTCTCCTTCCGCTACCGCGACGGTTCGCAGGAGAACGGCATTCCCAAGGACGAGGCGCTGGCCAAGCTGGCCGACGTGGTGGAACGCCGGGTTCAGGTCTGA
- a CDS encoding HIT family protein produces the protein MLHVMTTEPEQQIGVGTQDAFQRLWTPHRMAYIQGENKPTGPEAGDGCPFCGIPEMSDEDGLVVARGKHVYAVLNLYPYNGGHLMVVPYRHVADYTELDGPETAELADLTKRAMVALRKASGAHGFNIGMNQGGAAGAGIAAHLHQHVVPRWGGDTNFMPVVGHTKVLPQLLADTRQMLAEAWPTG, from the coding sequence ATGCTGCATGTCATGACGACTGAGCCGGAGCAGCAGATCGGGGTGGGGACGCAGGACGCGTTCCAGCGTCTGTGGACGCCCCACCGGATGGCGTACATCCAGGGCGAGAACAAGCCGACCGGCCCGGAAGCGGGCGACGGCTGCCCGTTCTGCGGGATTCCGGAGATGTCCGACGAGGACGGGCTCGTCGTGGCGCGGGGCAAGCACGTGTACGCCGTGCTGAACCTCTACCCGTACAACGGCGGCCACTTGATGGTCGTCCCGTACCGGCACGTCGCCGACTACACCGAGCTGGACGGCCCCGAGACGGCCGAGTTGGCGGACCTCACCAAGCGGGCCATGGTCGCGCTGCGCAAGGCGTCCGGAGCGCACGGGTTCAACATCGGCATGAACCAGGGCGGGGCGGCCGGTGCCGGCATCGCCGCGCACCTGCACCAGCACGTCGTGCCCCGCTGGGGCGGGGACACCAACTTCATGCCGGTGGTGGGGCACACCAAGGTGCTGCCGCAGCTGCTCGCCGACACCCGCCAGATGCTCGCGGAGGCGTGGCCGACGGGCTGA
- a CDS encoding phosphatidylinositol mannoside acyltransferase: MTFRDKLTDGLYGAGWSGVRKLPEPVAEALGRKIADVVWKRRGKSVLRLESNLARVVPQAGPERLRELSRAGMRSYMRYWMESFRLPAWTPERIREGVVIEGEHHLREALDAGRGAVVALPHLANWDLAGAWVTSCVGVPFTTVAERLKPETLYDRFVAYRESLGMEVLPHSGGAAFGTLARRLRAGGLVCLVADRDLSSSGIEVDFFGATARMPAGPALLAQQTGARLLPVNLWYDGSVMRGVIHPPVEVPETGTRREKTAVVTQATADAFAAGIAAHPEDWHMLQRLWTDDLDAPEGAAGTTGTAGPAGTSGPAGTSGPAGTTGSAGTTGTTGPVGPGQASEASGVAGA, encoded by the coding sequence GTGACCTTCCGGGACAAGCTGACCGACGGGCTCTACGGGGCCGGCTGGAGCGGGGTCAGGAAACTGCCCGAGCCGGTGGCCGAGGCGCTCGGCCGCAAGATCGCCGACGTGGTGTGGAAGCGCCGCGGCAAGAGCGTGCTGCGGCTGGAGTCCAACCTGGCGCGGGTCGTCCCGCAGGCCGGACCGGAGCGGCTCCGGGAGCTGTCCCGGGCCGGCATGCGCTCGTACATGCGCTACTGGATGGAATCGTTCCGGCTGCCGGCGTGGACCCCGGAGCGGATCCGCGAGGGCGTCGTGATCGAGGGCGAGCACCACCTGCGGGAGGCGCTGGACGCCGGCCGCGGCGCGGTCGTGGCCCTGCCGCACCTGGCGAACTGGGACCTCGCGGGCGCCTGGGTGACCTCGTGCGTGGGCGTGCCGTTCACCACGGTCGCCGAGCGGCTCAAGCCGGAGACGCTGTACGACCGGTTCGTCGCGTACCGGGAGAGCCTGGGCATGGAGGTGCTGCCGCACAGCGGCGGCGCCGCGTTCGGGACGCTGGCGCGGCGGCTGCGGGCGGGCGGCCTGGTCTGCCTGGTCGCCGACCGCGACCTGTCCTCGTCCGGCATCGAGGTGGACTTCTTCGGCGCGACGGCACGGATGCCGGCCGGGCCGGCCCTGCTCGCCCAGCAGACCGGCGCCCGGCTGCTGCCGGTGAACCTCTGGTACGACGGCTCCGTGATGCGCGGCGTCATCCACCCGCCGGTGGAGGTCCCGGAGACGGGTACCCGGCGGGAGAAGACCGCGGTGGTCACCCAGGCGACGGCGGACGCCTTCGCGGCGGGCATCGCCGCGCACCCGGAGGACTGGCACATGCTGCAGCGGCTGTGGACCGACGACCTCGACGCGCCGGAGGGCGCTGCGGGTACTACGGGTACTGCGGGGCCTGCGGGTACTTCGGGGCCTGCGGGTACTTCGGGGCCTGCGGGTACTACGGGGTCTGCGGGTACTACGGGTACCACCGGGCCGGTCGGGCCGGGGCAGGCGTCGGAGGCTTCCGGGGTGGCGGGCGCGTGA
- a CDS encoding DUF4365 domain-containing protein, whose product MALAQPEEGVPERTEPLRGTLATTACMETLQVGYLHAVAAAAGCSLSQPFPDNGIDWHVSHGAPEHTVDDEVTIKVQLKATYQVAPAPPGPTFAFTLDNEHLVKLARTPVAVHKILVVMLVPREREHWIGAGHDRLDLRHCCYWTNLAGHPVTGRRRTTVRIPTSRIFDDRALCRIMTRVGSGGRP is encoded by the coding sequence ATGGCGCTCGCACAGCCCGAAGAGGGCGTGCCCGAGCGGACCGAACCGCTGCGCGGCACACTCGCCACCACCGCCTGCATGGAGACGCTCCAGGTGGGCTACCTGCACGCCGTCGCCGCCGCGGCCGGCTGCTCCCTGTCCCAGCCCTTCCCCGACAACGGCATCGACTGGCACGTCAGCCACGGCGCCCCCGAGCACACCGTCGACGACGAGGTCACCATCAAGGTGCAGCTCAAGGCCACCTACCAGGTCGCCCCGGCACCACCCGGGCCCACCTTCGCCTTCACCCTCGACAACGAACACCTCGTCAAACTGGCCCGCACCCCCGTCGCCGTCCACAAGATCCTCGTCGTGATGCTCGTACCGCGCGAACGCGAGCACTGGATCGGCGCCGGACACGACCGGCTCGACCTGCGCCACTGCTGCTACTGGACCAACCTGGCCGGACACCCGGTCACCGGCCGCCGCCGGACCACCGTCCGGATCCCGACCAGCCGGATCTTCGACGACCGGGCACTGTGCCGGATCATGACCCGGGTCGGGTCGGGAGGCAGGCCGTGA